One window from the genome of Paramisgurnus dabryanus chromosome 22, PD_genome_1.1, whole genome shotgun sequence encodes:
- the cdv3 gene encoding protein CDV3 homolog, giving the protein MADVAPAGAEKSLDDFFAKRDKKKKKEKVKGKQEQVIVKKTKKEKEKSTKSENQDAQMEKDDEEWKDFEQKEVDYTGLRLQAMQMSDEKEEEEYEKEEVGEDGEIILVSGDKFSGPWNKPGAPPTAAPVEEVEVPEAKAPGVYRPPGARLTTTKKAPTQGPPEIYSDAQFPSLLSTARHVETRKDREIEKTFEVVKHKSRAREGEGPGPTQQLQLDNQYAILGDK; this is encoded by the exons ATGGCGGATGTGGCTCCGGCCGGCGCGGAAAAGAGTCTGGATGACTTCTTCGCCAAACGTgacaagaagaaaaagaaggaGAAGGTCAAGGGAAAGCAGGAACAGGTGATTGTAAAGAAGACAAAAAAGGAGAAGGAGAAGTCGACGAAGAGTGAAAATCAAGACGCGCAGATGGAGAAG GATGATGAGGAGTGGAAGGACTTTGAGCAGAAGGAGGTGGACTACACTGGACTCAGGCTCCAGGCCATGCAGATGAG TGATGAGAAAGAAGAAGAGGAGTATGAGAAAGAGGAGGTGGGAGAGGATGGTGAGATCATACTGGTCAGCGGTGATAAATTCTCTGGACCCTGGAACAAACCAGGCGCCCCTCCTACAGCTGCTCCTG TCGAGGAAGTGGAGGTCCCGGAGGCCAAGGCACCTGGCGTCTATCGTCCCCCAGGAGCCCGGTTAACAACCACCAAGAAAGCTCCAACTCAAGGGCCCCCAGAGATCTACAGTGATGCCCAGTTCCCCTCTCTTCTCTCCACTGCCAGACATGTGGAAACTCGCAA GGACAGAGAGATTGAGAAGACTTTTGAGGTGGTCAAGCACAAAAGCAGAGCCAGAGAAGGTGAAGGTCCAGGCCCCACGCAGCAACTACAGTTAGATAACCAGTACGCCATCCTGGGTGACAAATAA